A genomic stretch from Streptomyces sp. QL37 includes:
- a CDS encoding SDR family oxidoreductase: MAVLKGRTAVVTGGSRGIGRAVVLRLARDGADVVFNYARNEEAADEVVRPAEREEGTATALRLDLAAPGAAEELLEAARGRFGGLDILVNNAATLTAVVPLAETEEADFDRVMAVNAKSVFLAIRYAARHMRDGGSIVSVSTLNTVLPAPGNAPYAASKGALEQLTLVASRELGARGITVNTVSPGATDTDLLRSANTPQGLERAVAMTSLGRLGQPEDVADVIAFLAGPDGRWVTGQNIRANGGVL, translated from the coding sequence ATGGCGGTGCTCAAGGGCAGGACGGCTGTCGTCACCGGCGGTTCGCGAGGCATCGGGCGGGCCGTCGTCCTGCGCCTCGCGCGGGACGGGGCGGACGTGGTCTTCAACTACGCGCGGAACGAGGAGGCCGCGGACGAGGTCGTGCGGCCGGCGGAGCGGGAGGAAGGCACCGCCACCGCTCTCCGGCTGGACCTCGCCGCGCCCGGTGCCGCCGAGGAGCTGCTGGAGGCCGCGCGCGGGCGCTTCGGCGGCCTGGACATCCTGGTGAACAACGCCGCCACGCTCACCGCCGTCGTGCCCCTGGCCGAGACGGAGGAGGCCGACTTCGACCGGGTCATGGCCGTGAACGCCAAGTCGGTGTTCCTCGCGATCCGTTACGCGGCCAGGCACATGCGCGACGGCGGGAGCATCGTGAGCGTGTCCACGCTGAACACCGTCCTCCCCGCCCCCGGGAACGCCCCGTACGCCGCGAGCAAGGGCGCCCTCGAACAGCTCACCCTGGTCGCTTCGCGCGAGCTGGGGGCCCGGGGCATCACGGTCAACACCGTCTCGCCCGGGGCCACCGACACCGACCTCCTGAGGTCGGCCAACACACCCCAGGGCCTGGAGAGGGCGGTCGCGATGACCTCGCTGGGACGCCTGGGGCAGCCGGAGGACGTGGCGGACGTCATCGCCTTCCTCGCCGGCCCGGACGGGCGCTGGGTCACCGGACAGAACATCCGCGCCAACGGGGGCGTCCTCTAG
- a CDS encoding AMP-dependent synthetase/ligase has translation MTTPAPAAVPTTPTVPVLVEPTKVRAADGSVREVSVPPLAPAVRRGSLAEIPFDNAREAPAEAVLSRKQADGGWQDVTAAEFAAEVLAVAKGLMAEGLQSGDRVAIMARTTYEWTLLDFASWAAGLVTVPIYPTSSAFQTRWILQDSGAVACAVETKEQGRLVSQERQQLGDLAHLWQFDTGAIGRLKTLGKDVPDAAVTARRSALEPDSPATLIYTSGTTGRPKGCVLSHGNFFAEVDNAIELLHPVFKSVSKYPASTLLFLPLSHVFGRMVAIGCMRARVRLGHAPSIRTEDLLADLAGFKPSFLLAIPYVLEKVFNTGRATAEKMGRASSFDRAARIARRYGEAVEAAEHGTGPGPGLGLRAARALYDPLVYRRIRAALGGHVRYAICGGSPLGRRLAAFYAGAGMQIFEGYGLTETTAAATVTPPLKPRLGTVGWPLPGTAVRIADDGEVLLSGGQVFRGYWDTERGEATPHLEDGWFATGDLGALDEDGYLTITGRKKDIIITSGGKNVTPAPLEDWLRAHPLVSQCMVVGDNRSFISALITLEPDGLAHWRRMRKKEDVPLRELVEDEELRAALQRAVDEANRLVSRAESIRKFTVLPKDFTEESGHLTPSLKLKRDAIIRDFDAEIEELYRKG, from the coding sequence GTGACCACGCCCGCCCCCGCCGCCGTACCCACCACGCCCACCGTCCCGGTCCTGGTCGAGCCGACCAAGGTCAGGGCGGCCGACGGCTCCGTACGGGAGGTCTCCGTGCCGCCGCTCGCGCCGGCCGTGCGACGCGGCTCGCTCGCCGAGATCCCCTTCGACAACGCCCGGGAGGCTCCGGCCGAGGCGGTCCTCAGCCGCAAGCAGGCCGACGGCGGCTGGCAGGACGTGACCGCCGCCGAGTTCGCGGCCGAGGTCCTGGCCGTCGCCAAGGGCCTGATGGCGGAGGGGCTCCAGAGCGGTGACCGGGTCGCGATCATGGCCCGTACGACCTACGAGTGGACGCTGCTCGACTTCGCCTCCTGGGCGGCCGGGCTGGTCACCGTGCCCATCTACCCCACCTCGTCCGCCTTCCAGACGCGCTGGATCCTCCAGGACTCCGGGGCCGTCGCCTGTGCCGTGGAGACGAAGGAGCAGGGCCGGCTGGTCAGCCAGGAGCGGCAGCAGCTCGGGGACCTCGCCCATCTGTGGCAGTTCGACACGGGCGCGATCGGCCGGCTGAAGACCCTCGGCAAGGACGTACCCGACGCGGCCGTCACCGCCCGCCGGAGCGCCCTGGAACCGGACAGCCCCGCCACCCTCATCTACACCTCCGGCACCACGGGCCGGCCCAAGGGCTGCGTCCTGAGCCACGGGAACTTCTTCGCCGAGGTCGACAACGCCATCGAGCTGCTCCACCCGGTCTTCAAGTCGGTCTCCAAGTACCCGGCGTCCACTCTCCTGTTCCTCCCCCTCTCGCATGTCTTCGGCCGGATGGTCGCGATCGGCTGCATGCGCGCGCGGGTGCGGCTCGGGCACGCGCCGTCCATCCGGACCGAGGACCTGCTCGCGGACCTGGCAGGATTCAAGCCGTCGTTCCTGCTGGCCATCCCGTACGTCCTGGAGAAGGTCTTCAACACCGGCCGGGCCACCGCCGAGAAGATGGGCCGCGCCTCGTCCTTCGACCGTGCGGCCCGGATCGCTCGGCGCTACGGCGAGGCGGTCGAGGCCGCCGAGCACGGCACGGGCCCCGGCCCCGGTCTGGGGCTCCGCGCCGCCCGCGCCCTCTACGACCCGCTGGTCTACCGGCGCATCCGGGCCGCGCTGGGCGGCCACGTCCGGTACGCGATCTGCGGCGGCTCCCCGCTGGGGCGCAGGCTCGCCGCGTTCTACGCGGGGGCCGGCATGCAGATCTTCGAGGGCTACGGCCTGACCGAGACCACCGCCGCCGCCACGGTCACCCCGCCGCTCAAGCCCCGCCTGGGCACGGTGGGATGGCCGCTGCCGGGCACCGCCGTGCGGATCGCGGACGACGGCGAGGTGCTGCTCAGCGGGGGCCAGGTCTTCCGGGGCTACTGGGACACCGAGCGCGGTGAGGCCACGCCGCATCTGGAGGACGGCTGGTTCGCGACGGGCGACCTGGGAGCACTGGACGAGGACGGCTACCTCACGATCACCGGCCGCAAGAAGGACATCATCATCACGTCCGGCGGGAAGAACGTCACCCCCGCCCCGCTGGAGGACTGGCTGCGGGCCCATCCCCTGGTCAGTCAGTGCATGGTCGTGGGCGACAACAGGTCGTTCATCAGCGCCCTGATCACCCTGGAACCGGACGGCCTCGCGCACTGGCGCCGGATGCGGAAGAAGGAGGACGTCCCCCTGCGCGAGCTCGTCGAGGACGAGGAGCTGCGCGCCGCACTGCAGCGCGCGGTGGACGAGGCCAACCGGCTGGTCTCGCGCGCCGAGTCCATCCGCAAGTTCACGGTCCTGCCGAAGGACTTCACCGAGGAGAGCGGACACCTCACCCCGTCGCTGAAGCTGAAGCGCGACGCGATCATCCGGGACTTCGACGCGGAGATCGAGGAGCTGTACCGCAAGGGGTAG
- a CDS encoding acetyl-CoA C-acetyltransferase: MVELIPLALPQPRRVAVIGGSRIPFARSDGPYAQASNQDMLTAALDGLVERFGLRGQQVGEFVAGAVLKHSRDFNLARETVLGSALDPRTPAYDIQQACGTGLQAVVAAANKIALGAVDSAVAGGADTTSDAPLGVNDRLRRILLEARRARTTGARIKALAAVRPGHLVPDIPRNAEPRTGLSMGEHAAVTARKWGVTREDQDLLAATSHQRLAAAYERGFLDDLVVPYLGLDRDQNLRPGSTVEKLAALKPVFGAGHPDATMTAGNSTPLTDGAATVLLASEEWAETHGFEPLAYLSLYETAAVDYVNGEDGLLMAPAYAVPRMLERAGLTMEDFDLFEIHEAFASQVLATLASWEEQGLAPVDREKLNVVGSSLATGHPFAATGARIVATLAKLLAERDVPGRGLISICAAGGQGVTAVLERP, translated from the coding sequence CTGGTCGAGTTGATTCCCCTCGCACTTCCGCAGCCGCGCCGGGTCGCGGTCATCGGTGGCAGTCGTATCCCGTTCGCGCGCTCCGACGGCCCGTACGCGCAGGCGTCGAACCAGGACATGCTGACAGCCGCGCTGGACGGACTCGTCGAGCGCTTCGGCCTGCGAGGGCAGCAGGTCGGGGAGTTCGTCGCCGGCGCGGTCCTCAAGCACAGCCGGGACTTCAACCTGGCCCGTGAGACCGTCCTGGGCTCCGCCCTGGACCCGCGCACACCCGCGTACGACATCCAGCAGGCGTGCGGCACCGGATTGCAGGCCGTCGTCGCAGCGGCCAACAAGATCGCGCTCGGGGCGGTCGACTCGGCGGTCGCCGGAGGCGCGGACACCACGAGCGACGCGCCCCTCGGGGTCAACGACCGGTTGCGCAGAATTCTGCTGGAGGCGCGCCGCGCCAGGACGACGGGCGCCAGGATCAAGGCGCTCGCCGCCGTCCGTCCCGGGCACCTCGTCCCGGACATCCCGCGCAACGCCGAGCCCCGCACCGGTCTTTCGATGGGCGAGCACGCGGCGGTCACCGCCCGGAAGTGGGGGGTGACCCGGGAGGACCAGGACCTGCTGGCCGCCACCAGCCACCAGCGGCTCGCCGCGGCGTACGAACGCGGCTTCCTGGACGACCTCGTCGTCCCGTATCTCGGTCTGGACCGCGACCAGAACCTGCGCCCCGGCTCCACGGTGGAGAAACTCGCCGCGCTGAAACCGGTGTTCGGCGCCGGTCACCCCGACGCCACGATGACCGCGGGCAATTCGACCCCGCTCACCGACGGCGCGGCCACCGTGCTGCTGGCGAGCGAGGAGTGGGCCGAGACGCACGGCTTCGAGCCGCTGGCATATCTGTCGCTGTACGAGACGGCCGCCGTGGACTACGTGAACGGCGAGGACGGACTGCTGATGGCACCCGCGTACGCCGTGCCGCGCATGCTGGAGCGCGCCGGGCTCACCATGGAGGACTTCGACCTCTTCGAGATCCACGAGGCCTTCGCCTCCCAGGTGCTCGCCACCCTGGCCTCCTGGGAGGAGCAGGGGCTCGCGCCCGTCGACAGGGAGAAGCTGAATGTGGTCGGATCGTCCCTCGCCACCGGCCACCCCTTCGCGGCGACCGGCGCCCGGATCGTGGCGACCCTGGCCAAGCTCCTCGCGGAGCGGGATGTGCCCGGCCGGGGCCTGATCTCGATCTGCGCGGCGGGCGGCCAGGGGGTCACCGCCGTCCTGGAACGCCCCTGA
- a CDS encoding 3-oxoacyl-ACP reductase, whose product MADRYLHFTGTAPGRFLTRRLGLPQPAPLRRWTLETPSLDGPLLHLTAGDSAHSGTLGPVLASTGLKVTDRAERPAAVVLDATGVTTAAGLAGVHAALHPVVRSLAGGGRVVVLGTTPSPDDHHQAAAQQALEGFVRSLGKEIGRGATAQLVRLAPGAGAASAESTLRFLLSPRSAYVSGQVVELTADAPGEVADWAAPLSGRTALVTGSARGIGASVASVLARDGAQVICLDVPQAREELVRTADRLGATALPLDITAPDAAELIAAAVPDGLDVLVHNAGITRDRRLANMPADRWASVIDVNLDSVLRTTDALIGSGTLRRGGRIVATASIAGIAGNNGQTNYAASKAGIIGLVRSLAPRAAAEHGITVNAVAPGFIETKMTAAVPLFIREAGRRMNSLSQGGLPVDVAETTAWFAQPASGAVNGQVVRVCGQSLLGA is encoded by the coding sequence ATGGCCGACCGCTATCTGCACTTCACCGGCACGGCACCCGGCCGCTTCCTGACCCGCAGGCTCGGCCTGCCCCAGCCCGCCCCGCTGCGCCGCTGGACACTGGAAACCCCCTCCCTCGACGGGCCGTTGCTCCACCTCACCGCAGGCGACTCCGCCCACTCCGGCACGCTCGGTCCGGTACTCGCCTCGACCGGCCTGAAGGTCACCGACCGGGCCGAACGCCCGGCCGCCGTCGTCCTGGACGCCACCGGCGTCACCACGGCCGCCGGGCTCGCCGGCGTACACGCCGCCCTCCACCCCGTCGTCCGGTCGCTGGCAGGCGGCGGCCGCGTCGTCGTCCTCGGCACCACGCCGTCCCCCGACGACCACCACCAGGCGGCGGCGCAGCAGGCCCTCGAAGGGTTCGTACGCTCCCTCGGCAAGGAGATCGGCCGGGGCGCCACGGCGCAGCTGGTGCGGCTCGCGCCCGGGGCGGGCGCCGCCTCCGCCGAATCCACCCTCCGCTTCCTGCTCTCCCCCCGCTCCGCCTACGTCAGCGGCCAGGTCGTCGAACTCACCGCCGACGCGCCCGGCGAGGTCGCTGACTGGGCGGCGCCGCTGTCCGGGCGCACCGCCCTGGTCACCGGGTCGGCGCGCGGCATCGGCGCGTCCGTCGCCTCCGTCCTCGCCCGGGACGGCGCCCAGGTGATCTGCCTGGACGTCCCGCAGGCCCGGGAGGAGCTCGTCCGCACCGCGGACCGCCTCGGCGCCACCGCCCTGCCGCTGGACATCACCGCGCCGGACGCCGCCGAACTGATCGCCGCCGCCGTCCCCGACGGCCTCGACGTCCTCGTCCACAACGCGGGCATCACCCGGGACCGCAGGCTCGCCAACATGCCGGCCGACCGCTGGGCCTCCGTCATCGACGTCAACCTCGACAGCGTCCTGCGCACCACGGACGCCCTCATCGGGTCGGGCACCCTGCGCCGCGGCGGCCGGATCGTCGCCACCGCGTCCATCGCCGGGATCGCTGGCAACAACGGCCAGACCAACTACGCGGCCAGCAAGGCCGGAATCATCGGCCTGGTCCGCTCCCTGGCCCCGCGCGCCGCCGCCGAGCACGGCATCACCGTCAACGCCGTCGCGCCGGGCTTCATCGAGACGAAGATGACGGCCGCCGTTCCCCTCTTCATCCGGGAGGCCGGCCGCCGGATGAACTCCCTTTCCCAGGGCGGTCTTCCGGTCGACGTGGCGGAGACCACCGCCTGGTTCGCCCAGCCCGCCTCCGGAGCGGTCAACGGCCAGGTCGTACGGGTCTGCGGCCAGAGCCTGCTGGGGGCATGA
- a CDS encoding MaoC/PaaZ C-terminal domain-containing protein: MTSLSLSLVRGAVTSPFKRAGRPGATLPPARELIPPGRIAPGPLAAYSRVCGFAESGPLPLTYPHVLGFPLAMRLMTGRDFPLPVLGLVHTWIEITAHRALQPTDELELTVYADGLTPHRRGTEVTMVTEARLAGALVWESRSGYLSRHATGAEAPPPPSHASSAPELPAVAEWRLPTDLGRRYGAASGDRNPIHLHPVTARLFGFPRHIAHGMWTVARCLAEAEGGSGSRGPGRIRSVRADFRAPVLLPSTVTYAADGTAFQVRGGGRVHLAGSVVREG; this comes from the coding sequence ATGACCAGCCTGAGCCTGTCGCTCGTCCGCGGCGCCGTCACCTCACCCTTCAAGCGCGCCGGGCGCCCCGGCGCCACCCTGCCCCCGGCCCGTGAGCTGATCCCGCCCGGGCGCATCGCCCCCGGCCCCCTCGCCGCGTACAGCAGGGTCTGCGGCTTCGCCGAATCCGGCCCGCTGCCGCTCACCTACCCCCATGTCCTGGGCTTCCCCCTGGCCATGCGGCTGATGACGGGGCGCGACTTCCCCCTGCCGGTGCTCGGACTGGTCCACACCTGGATCGAGATCACCGCACACCGGGCGCTTCAGCCGACGGACGAGCTCGAACTCACCGTGTACGCCGATGGACTGACGCCCCACCGGCGCGGCACGGAGGTCACGATGGTCACCGAGGCGCGGCTCGCCGGCGCACTCGTCTGGGAATCACGCAGCGGCTACCTGTCCCGGCACGCGACCGGAGCGGAGGCGCCCCCGCCCCCTTCCCACGCCTCCTCGGCCCCGGAGCTGCCCGCCGTGGCCGAATGGCGGCTGCCCACCGACCTCGGGCGGCGGTACGGGGCCGCTTCCGGTGACCGGAACCCCATCCACCTCCACCCCGTGACAGCACGGCTTTTCGGCTTCCCCCGGCACATCGCGCACGGCATGTGGACCGTCGCCCGCTGCCTGGCGGAGGCCGAGGGCGGGAGCGGCTCACGCGGGCCGGGCCGGATCCGGTCCGTGCGGGCGGACTTCAGGGCGCCCGTACTGCTGCCCTCCACCGTCACGTACGCCGCCGACGGCACCGCCTTCCAGGTCCGCGGCGGCGGTCGCGTCCACCTCGCCGGCAGCGTGGTCCGGGAGGGCTGA
- a CDS encoding TetR/AcrR family transcriptional regulator, with product MPRAVREQQMMDAAVRTFAQRGYRAASMDEIAELAGVSKPLVYLYLNSKEELFTACIRRESKALVEAVQAAVEPGIPADRQLWSGLRGFFTHTAENPDGWAVLHQQASSHGEPFVSEVGALREEIVAFVTGLIGAAAREAHSDPALPDRDVAGLAQALVGAAEALAGWANATPGVSAKEAASTLMNFSWAGLENLMHGRGWQSRGD from the coding sequence ATGCCGCGCGCGGTGCGTGAGCAGCAGATGATGGACGCGGCCGTGCGGACCTTCGCGCAGCGCGGGTACCGGGCCGCCTCGATGGACGAGATCGCGGAACTGGCCGGTGTGTCCAAGCCCTTGGTCTATCTGTATCTGAATTCCAAGGAGGAGCTCTTCACCGCGTGTATCCGCCGCGAGTCGAAAGCGCTGGTGGAGGCCGTGCAGGCGGCGGTGGAGCCGGGGATACCGGCCGACCGGCAACTCTGGTCGGGACTGCGGGGGTTCTTCACGCACACCGCGGAGAACCCGGACGGCTGGGCGGTCCTCCACCAGCAGGCGAGCTCGCACGGCGAGCCGTTCGTCAGCGAGGTGGGGGCGCTGCGTGAGGAGATCGTTGCGTTCGTGACGGGTCTGATCGGCGCGGCGGCACGTGAGGCCCACAGCGATCCCGCGCTGCCCGACCGGGATGTGGCCGGGCTCGCGCAGGCGCTGGTGGGGGCGGCGGAGGCGCTCGCCGGGTGGGCGAACGCCACTCCCGGCGTCTCGGCCAAGGAGGCCGCCTCCACCCTGATGAACTTCTCGTGGGCGGGCCTGGAGAACCTCATGCACGGGCGTGGCTGGCAGTCCAGGGGGGACTGA
- a CDS encoding alpha/beta hydrolase: MTMRLRRRTAVAALAATLLLATPVASAQALSGPAPGRGAPATVDELPRPTGPYAVGTEVLHLTDHERTDPWVPEAGDRELMVSLYYPARPGRPGATAPYMSTREAEAVLAGLGLEDDAPAKVSSLATHARTGARAAHGRFPLVLLSPGFGNPRATMTSLAEDLASRGYVVASVDHAYESMGTAFPGGGVLPCAACDAALAAPDEEAEREVLKAVSTGRAADLSFVLDRLTGPRPAWENSSSIDRRRIGAVGHSIGGSAAASTMRVDPRVDAGINMDGSFFEQVPASGLGERPFMVLGTTSFHAPGGEDESWDEGYRRLDGWKRWLGVEGSGHSSFTDVPVLEDRMGVTLDPTVTLSTERQVGITRDYVSAFLDQHLRDRHRPLLDGPTSANPEVVFQHS; the protein is encoded by the coding sequence ATGACGATGAGACTCCGCAGACGGACGGCCGTCGCCGCCCTCGCAGCCACGCTCCTGCTGGCCACGCCCGTCGCCTCCGCCCAGGCCTTATCCGGCCCCGCGCCCGGTCGGGGCGCGCCCGCCACCGTCGACGAACTGCCCCGCCCGACCGGCCCGTACGCCGTCGGCACCGAGGTCCTGCACCTCACCGACCACGAGCGCACCGACCCCTGGGTGCCCGAGGCCGGGGACCGCGAGCTGATGGTGTCCCTGTACTACCCCGCCCGCCCCGGGCGACCGGGCGCCACCGCTCCGTACATGAGCACGAGGGAGGCCGAGGCCGTGCTCGCGGGCCTCGGGCTGGAGGACGACGCCCCTGCCAAGGTCAGCTCGCTCGCCACCCACGCCCGCACCGGCGCACGGGCAGCCCATGGGCGCTTCCCCCTGGTCCTGCTCTCCCCCGGCTTCGGCAACCCCCGGGCGACGATGACCTCGCTCGCGGAGGACCTTGCGAGCCGCGGTTACGTGGTGGCGAGCGTCGATCATGCCTACGAGTCCATGGGGACGGCCTTTCCCGGCGGAGGGGTCCTTCCGTGCGCGGCCTGTGACGCGGCCCTGGCGGCACCGGACGAGGAGGCGGAACGGGAAGTGCTGAAGGCCGTCTCCACCGGACGGGCCGCCGACCTCTCCTTCGTACTCGACCGGCTGACCGGGCCCCGCCCCGCCTGGGAGAACTCCAGCTCGATCGACCGGCGCCGGATCGGCGCCGTCGGCCATTCCATCGGCGGCAGCGCCGCGGCCTCCACGATGCGCGTCGATCCCCGTGTCGACGCCGGGATCAACATGGACGGAAGCTTCTTCGAGCAGGTCCCCGCGTCCGGCCTCGGCGAGCGCCCCTTCATGGTGCTGGGCACCACGTCCTTCCACGCCCCCGGCGGCGAGGACGAGTCCTGGGACGAGGGCTATCGGCGGCTGGACGGCTGGAAGCGCTGGCTCGGCGTCGAGGGCTCCGGCCACTCCAGCTTCACGGACGTGCCCGTCCTGGAGGACCGGATGGGCGTGACGCTGGACCCCACGGTCACGCTCTCCACCGAGCGCCAGGTCGGGATCACCCGGGACTACGTCAGCGCCTTCCTCGACCAGCACCTGCGGGACCGGCACCGGCCCCTGCTGGACGGCCCCACCTCCGCCAACCCCGAGGTCGTCTTCCAGCACTCCTGA
- a CDS encoding dicarboxylate/amino acid:cation symporter, translating into MSANPAPTAETEAGKPSGSGFRLPRIPFWIQIVAGLVLGVLLGWITRSYEIGWLYTTLDQVGHIFVQLLKLAVAPLVFFAILVSITNLRKVNNAARLATRTLLWFMITSLIAVAIGLAIGLITNPGSGTGLTPKDGAKPESAGSWLDFLTGIIPTDVITPFTELNVLQIVFMAAVAGIAALQLGEKAKPILSLSESILELLQKALWWVIRLAPIGTVGLIGYAIADYGWDLIGKYATFTADVYIGCALVMFGVYPLLLATVAKVSPLQFFKGAWPAIQLAFVSRSSVGTMPVTQQVTERLGVPKEYASFAVPFGATTKMDGCAAIYPALAAIFIAQIFDVQLGIGDYILIAFVSVIGSAATAGLTGATVMLTLTLSTLGLPLEGVGLLLAIDPILDMMRTATNVAGQALVPVIVAAREKILDHDAYNSASASPVEEPEAHEVEPKGVPVTA; encoded by the coding sequence GTGTCCGCGAATCCCGCGCCCACCGCCGAGACCGAAGCCGGCAAGCCGTCCGGCTCCGGCTTCCGCCTGCCCAGAATCCCGTTCTGGATACAGATAGTCGCCGGCCTCGTCCTCGGTGTCCTGCTCGGCTGGATCACCCGCAGCTACGAGATCGGCTGGCTCTACACCACGCTCGACCAGGTCGGCCACATCTTCGTCCAGCTGCTGAAGCTGGCCGTCGCGCCCCTCGTCTTCTTCGCGATCCTGGTGTCGATCACCAACCTGCGCAAGGTCAACAACGCCGCCCGGCTGGCCACCCGCACCCTGCTCTGGTTCATGATCACGTCGCTGATCGCGGTCGCCATCGGCCTCGCGATCGGTCTGATCACCAACCCGGGCTCCGGTACCGGCCTCACCCCGAAGGACGGCGCCAAGCCTGAGAGCGCGGGCTCCTGGCTGGACTTCCTCACCGGCATCATCCCGACGGACGTCATCACGCCGTTCACCGAGCTGAACGTCCTCCAGATCGTCTTCATGGCCGCCGTCGCCGGTATCGCCGCGCTCCAGCTCGGCGAGAAGGCCAAGCCGATCCTCTCCCTCAGCGAGTCGATCCTGGAGCTCCTCCAGAAGGCCCTGTGGTGGGTCATCCGCCTCGCCCCGATCGGCACCGTCGGCCTCATCGGCTACGCCATCGCCGACTACGGCTGGGACCTGATCGGCAAGTACGCCACGTTCACCGCCGACGTCTACATCGGCTGCGCCCTGGTGATGTTCGGCGTCTACCCGCTGCTGCTCGCCACGGTCGCCAAGGTCAGCCCGCTGCAGTTCTTCAAGGGCGCCTGGCCCGCGATCCAGCTGGCCTTCGTCTCCCGCTCCTCGGTCGGCACCATGCCGGTCACCCAGCAGGTCACGGAGCGCCTCGGAGTCCCGAAGGAGTACGCCTCCTTCGCCGTGCCCTTCGGCGCCACGACCAAGATGGACGGCTGCGCCGCGATCTACCCGGCGCTGGCGGCGATCTTCATCGCGCAGATCTTCGACGTCCAGCTGGGCATCGGTGACTACATCCTGATCGCGTTCGTCTCGGTCATCGGCTCGGCGGCCACCGCCGGCCTCACCGGGGCCACGGTCATGCTGACCCTCACCCTGTCGACGCTGGGCCTCCCGCTGGAGGGCGTGGGCCTGCTCCTCGCCATCGACCCGATCCTGGACATGATGCGCACCGCCACGAACGTGGCGGGACAGGCTCTGGTCCCGGTGATCGTCGCGGCCCGCGAGAAGATCCTCGACCACGACGCGTACAACTCGGCGTCGGCCTCCCCGGTCGAGGAGCCCGAGGCGCACGAGGTGGAGCCGAAGGGCGTTCCCGTCACGGCCTGA
- a CDS encoding DUF4229 domain-containing protein: MSAAKPSATIRYTAMRLLIFVGCFFVAGVAVHFGVLPAGVGGSNVVWVILLGLLLSAPLSFILLRKQRDEMSEQLISTVDRTKARLEANRTREDSVTR, translated from the coding sequence GTGTCCGCTGCCAAGCCGAGCGCAACGATCCGGTACACCGCCATGCGCCTGCTGATTTTCGTCGGCTGCTTCTTCGTCGCCGGTGTCGCGGTCCACTTCGGCGTGCTCCCCGCCGGCGTCGGCGGTTCCAACGTCGTCTGGGTCATCCTCCTCGGCCTGCTGCTCTCCGCGCCCCTCAGCTTCATCCTGCTGCGCAAGCAGCGCGACGAGATGTCCGAGCAGCTCATCTCGACGGTCGACCGGACCAAGGCCAGGCTCGAGGCGAACCGCACCCGCGAGGACAGCGTCACCCGGTAG
- a CDS encoding GNAT family N-acetyltransferase gives MALTFEVDPAFDRALRDGIAALWADVSNAGGAVGFVPPVTDEEVRPELVKHLAGMAEGRTHLVVGRDEDGAVAATAFLTHNTHRLMRHWIGAYTVMVHPRHQGKGYGRALMAATADAALALDGIDAIRLTCRGGTGADRFYESCGYKEVGRVPNAIRVSEDDYRDDVIMLLPLFR, from the coding sequence ATGGCACTTACATTTGAAGTGGACCCCGCATTCGACCGGGCCCTGCGGGACGGCATCGCCGCGCTCTGGGCCGACGTCAGCAACGCCGGCGGAGCCGTCGGCTTCGTGCCGCCCGTCACCGACGAGGAGGTCCGGCCGGAGCTGGTCAAGCACCTCGCCGGAATGGCCGAGGGCCGTACCCACCTGGTCGTCGGGCGCGACGAGGACGGCGCGGTGGCCGCCACCGCCTTCCTCACCCACAACACCCACCGGCTCATGCGGCACTGGATCGGCGCCTACACGGTGATGGTCCACCCGCGCCACCAGGGCAAGGGGTACGGGCGCGCGCTGATGGCGGCCACGGCCGACGCCGCCCTGGCGCTCGACGGGATCGACGCCATCCGACTCACCTGCCGGGGCGGGACCGGTGCCGACCGCTTCTACGAGTCCTGCGGATACAAGGAGGTGGGCCGGGTCCCGAACGCCATCCGGGTCTCCGAGGACGACTACCGCGACGACGTCATCATGCTGCTCCCGCTCTTCCGCTGA